CAGGAACTATTATCCCATCTAAATTTTTTATTAAATCTATTCCCTTGTTTTCGATATCTTCTGAATTTATGTACTTGATATTAACTCTAGAATTTGTATGTATGCCAGCATGCGCTAAAGCCTCAATTAAAGATTTATAGGATTCAGTGAAATCTATATATTTACCAATTATTCCAATATCAACATCACAGCTAGGATTTTCAATCCTCTCTACTAGTTTTTTCCAAACAGAGAGATCAGCTGGTGATGGATTGAAACACATAGTTTTACATACTATATCATCTACTCCTTGTTCCTGAAGTATGGATGGAATTTTATATATAGAGTCAACATTCCAAACAGATATTACTGATTCCATTGGAACATTTGAAAACATCGATATTTTAGATCTTTCCTCGCTAGAAATACGTCTACTAGCTCTACATAGGATAACATCAGGAAATATACCTATCTCACGTAATTTTTGTACAGAATGCTGTGTTGGCTTGGTCTTTAGCTCACTAGATGAAGATACTGATGGCACTAATGTAAGATGCATGAAAAAAAAATTACTCCTGCCTAATAATAAACTCATTTGTCTTACTGCTTCTAGAAAAGGTAAAGACTCTATATCACCAACAGTTCCACCTATCTCTACAATTGCTATATCAGCGTCACCTTCAAAACTATTATTAGCTCCTTTAACAATAAAATCTTGTATTTCATTAGTAATATGCGGAATAACTTGTACAGTATTCCCAAGATAATCACCACGACGTTCTTTTTTAATTACAGAATCATAAATTTGACCTGTAGTAAAATTATTAAATCTAGTCATTCTAGTAGATATAAAACGCTCGTAATGACCTAAATCTAAATCAGTCTCTGCTCCATCCTCTGTGACAAACACCTCTCCATGCTGGAATGGGCTCATAGTGCCAGGATCTACATTAATGTATGGGTCCAACTTTAACATAGTTACACGAAGACCTCGTGATTCTAAAATAGCAGCTAATGAAGCAGCAGTGACTCCTTTCCCTAGAGAAGAAACTACTCCACCGGTAATAAATATATACTTAATCATCGTATTCTAATGGCAAATTGAAATAATAGTGCATCAAGTATTAAACTAAGGCACTAATGAACAGAAAGTTACAAGCAATAAAAATATACTAATATCATAACTTCTTTGAGGAATTTTATAACAATCTTTGTTATATATATATATATATATTGACCAAGATAACATAAAATTTGCGAATATTATGGACTTTACCATTTTTTATAATTTTAAAGATTATTAATATTCGTAAAACATCTATCTATAATTATTTGGATTTTATATTATATATTCATAGTAAATTATGAAATTAATATGTAGTATTGGATCTTAGCTTAGCATTATATTAGTTCGTATCAATTTAATAAATAGTATGGGAAACATATGCACCAAGAAGAATCCGTATATTATGATGTTATTATAGTCGGAGCTGGACCTTCTGGCATATCAGCAGGCATTAAACTTAAACAGCTAGCCATAGATAAAAAAACAGATATAAAGGTTTGCATAATAGAAAAGAGTCTAGAGCTAGGTGATCATATCTTGTCAGGAGCCATTGTAGATATAAAATCTATCAGAGAGCTGTTACCTAATTTCAATGTTGAGGAATCAGGATTATTTACAGCAATCAATGAAGAAAAATTCCTATACCTCAAAAAAGATAAATATTTTAATGTGCCTAATTTTCTTTTGCCAAATTGCCTAAAAAACAATGGCTGCTATTTAACTAGATTAGGACATTTAGTCAAATGGATGGGAAACAAAGCAGAAGAATTAGGAGTTGATGTTTTCACTGGATTTGCAGCAACAAATTTATTGTACAACTCTAAAGATGAAGTATGTGGAATAACGACAGGAAGCTTTGGTTTAGATAGAGAAGGAAATAAAACTAGCCATTTTCAAGCAGGATTAAATATATTATCTAAGCATACCGTATTAGCAGAAGGATCTAGAGGAAGCTTAGGAAAAAAAGTTATCGAGCACTTTAACCTTGATAAAGAAAGAAACCAACAAAGATATTCTATTGGAATAAAGGAGATATGGGAAATAGATCATAGCAAATCAAATCCTGGGCTTGTAGTTCATACAATTGGTTGGCCGTTAGATGATAAAGCTAATGGCGGAGCTTTTCTGTATAATATGGATAAGGACCTTGTATCTGTCGGCATGGTTATCGATCTAAACTATAGCAACCCTTGGTTATCACCATTCGAAGAATTTCAAAGTTATAAAACTCACCCTGTAATAAACAATATTTTAGAGAATGGAAAAAGATTATCATATGGTGCTAAATCTATAACAATGGGAGGATTATTATCCTTGCCTAAACTATGCTTTAAAGGCGGCATATTAATAGGATGTGATGCTGGATTTTTAAACTCATCTCGCTTAAAAGGTATACATACTGCAATAGAAAGCGGAATAATTGCTGCAGAATCAATTATAGAAAGTATGTTGCTAGATAAAAATACTGTAGAAAATAACGAGCTAGTTATTTACACTAAAAAAATTAAAGCATCAGGTCTTTATAAAGAACTGAATAAATCTAGGAATTTTAAACAATGGAGCAACAAATATAAAATAGTTGCATTATTAATGATAGTATTAGAACAAAAAATATTTAGAGGTCATTTCTTTTGGAATCTGTATTCGAAAAAATCAGACAATGAATCCCTGAAGCCAGCAATTTTTTTTGATCAAATAATCTATCAAAAGCCTAATTATAAAACAACATTCGATATAGACAGCTCAGTTTTCTTATCAAATACTCGTTATGAAAAGAATGAGCCTGTACATCTAAAAATCAATAATTCGGAAACACCTATACTCATAAACCTAAAATACTATGCAGGACCTGAAGCTAGATATTGTCCAGCAGGAGTATATAATTTTATCAAGGATGAAAACGGCAATCACAAGCTACATGTTAATTCAGAAAACTGCATACATTGTAAAACTTGTGATATAAAAGACATTACACAAAATATAACCTGGGAGACACCTCAAGGAGGTAGCGGCCCTGCTTACAACGGTATGTAATTTTCTAAAAAGGACCTGATAATTTATCAAAAATGGATATATTCTCTACAGTTGAAATATCTTGGTTAATATCCTCACCATTAGCAATAGATCTTAGTAATCTCCTCATGATTTTACCAGATCTTGTCTTTGGTAGGCTATCACAGAATATAATATCTTTTGGTTTAGCTATAGGCCCTATTTCACAAGAAATCCAATTACGTAACTCCTTCGCTATATTGATAGCCTCATCTTTAGAAGGCTTATCCCCCTTCATAACTATAAAAGCAACCACAGCTTCACCAGTAGTATCATCAGATCGTCCTATAACAGCTGCCTCTGAAACCTTAATATTTGAAACCAAAGCTGATTCTATCTCCATTGTTCCTAATCTATGACCTGATACATTTAGAACATCATCAATCCTACCCATAATCCAAAAATATCCATCACTGTCACGTTGTGCCCCATCTCCTGCTAAATAATAGCCACGAAGCTCTTCTGGAAAATAACTTGTTATAAAACGTTCGGTATTTCCCCATATATTACGTATCATTCCAGGCCATGGTTTTTTAATCACTAAAAATCCACCGGTAAAGTTGGGAACTTCCTCTCCAGACTCGTCAACTATAGCAGCAGATATTCCAGGAAGAGGTAATGAACAAGAGCCTGGTTTTAAATAACTTAAACAAGGCAACGGTGTTATCATGTGTCCTCCTGTCTCTGTTTGCCACCAGGTATCAGCAACTGGACAATTCCCTTTACCTACATTTTCATAATACCATTTCCATGTATTAGGACTAATAGGCTCACCGACAGATCCTATTATGCGCAAACTACTGAGATCAAAATTCTCTGGATGTACATTGTTATCAATATCTGATGATTTTATTAAAGAACGTATAGCTGTAGGAGCAGTATAAAAAACACTAACTCTATGATTTTCTATCATTTTCCAAAATCTAGCAGAATTAGGATAAGTTGGTACTCCTTCAAAAATTACCTGTGTAAGACCTATAGACAAAGGGCCATAAGCAATATACGTATGTCCAGTTATCCAACCAACATCAGCTGTGCACCAAAAGATATCGTTATCATGAGTATCGAATGTCCATCGCATTGTCATTTTAGCCCATAATAAATAACCTGCGGATGAATGTTGTATACCTTTAGGCTTTCCGGTTGATCCTGATGTGTATAAAACAAATAAAGGATGCTCTGCATCAACAAAAACAGGATCACAATAATCTAATTCATTTTCCTCTATATCATTCATCCATAAATCACGACCATTAAACCAATTAATATCGCTTCCAATACGCTTATAAACAATAACATTTTTTATATTTTCACACTTTCCTAAATTAATTGCATCGTCAACAGCTGCTTTTAATGGTATTTTTTTACCACCTCTTTTTTGATAGTCAGAAGTAATAATAATAGATGCTCCAATATCTAATATACGCTCATGTAAACTCTTAGAAGAAAACCCGCCGAACACCACGGAATGAATTATCCCTAGTCTTGCACAGGCTTGCATAGCTACAATTACTTCAATAGACATAGGCATATATATTACACATCTGTCTCCGATTTTATAACCTAGATTTTTTAGACCGTTCGCAAATCTACAAACTCTTTTAAGTAAATTCTTATAAGTAATACTTGTGATTTCGCCATCATCAGATTCAAATATAATTGCAGTTTTATCTGAGTTTCCATTTGTCAAATGAACATCTAAACAATTAAATGTTACATTTATTTTTCCATCTATAAACCATTTATAATGAGGCTTGTTAGAATCATCCAATACCTTAGTAAAGACCTTAGACCAAGATAAAAGCTCAGTAGCGTAATCACCCCAAAATTTTTCAAAATTATTTTCTGCTTTTAAACATAAATTTTTATAAGATTCATAGCTAGGAATTGATGCTCCTAACACGTTACAATTTGTATTTGATACCTTATCATCTGTCATGAACGACTGGATCGCATTAGACATAATGCTATCTCCATTTAATTATTTTTTAAATTTTTATAACACAAATATTTTTACACTAATCAACTAAACGGCTATAAGTGAATCTATGCCTGCTCTAGCTATATCAGCATCTTCGTTTGATTTTGCTCCAGATACACCGACAGCACCAATAATATTATTTTCTATAATAATTGGCACGCCACCTTCTAACATTCCTTCTATTATGGGAGCTGATAGAAATGAATAACGACCAGAATTTATTATTTCTTCATATACTAATGATTCTCTTCTGCCTAAAGCTGATGTCTTTGCCTTAGCTAAGGATATATGGGATGATATTGCTGGTGCTCCATCAAGACGCAACATTCCCAATAGATGCCCTCCATCATCTACTACTGATATTGCCACATTCAAATTTTTATTTAATGAATACAACTCAGAAGATTTTATTATTAATTTTACATCATCTGCTGTAAGAAAATATTTAGACTTCATAATTACCTCTTTATAAAATACAATCTAATAATTAATTCAAATTATTAATAACATATACAGTTCCATATATGATTAAATATAAAATGGAATAGTATATTTACATGGTCTGGGTACTAACTTAAATAGAAAAGCAAGGTTGATTAATTCTCAAACAATCCTAATATATCCTAGTCAAAATGGAAAACATAGAAGCAAACTATAAACACCTAAGATCGGCTATAAAGGCAACTAAACTTGTAATAAATATTTGCTTGGTTACAATGATAGTTTTTGTGTTATCTATTGTTACAGGGTGCTCTACACTAGATAGTTATAATAAAACTAAAACTAAAACAAAGAAGTATTATAATAGAATTCAGGAACAGAAAAAGCTACATTCTACCGTAAAAAATAGCTTTAAAAAATCTGATATTAAAAAGAAGAATAAAAGATTCTATCTTTTTGTTAGTGAGGCATTGGATAATTTAGGCAAACCTTATCATTTTGGTGGGGAAAATCCACGTGATGGGTTTGACTGTAGTGGTCTAATTTATTATTGCGCAAAAAAATCTTTAAATATAAATCTACCAAGAACATCTAAAAAAATCGCAGAAATGAGTAAGCCAGTGAAAAAAAATCAATTGCAAACTGGTGACTTACTATTCTTTAATATAAATAGAAATAAATATTCACATGTAGGCATATACTTATGTGATGATCTTTTCATACATTCGCCTAGAAGTGGTAGGTATGTAGAAATAAGCAGCATTAAAAAAAGCTACTGGTCTAGAAAATTTATAGCTGCCCATAGAATAATAAAATAGTATCTAAATAAAACTTGTATTACTCCTTATATATGAATTTAAATTTAATATTTGGTTCATTAGAAACATATTAAATAATATAACTAGTATATGAGGCATTAATACGCCAATGAATGAACTAATATTCTGATAAAAAACTAAAGATCTTACCAAATTTGTCAAACTTATATATAGAAAACATATCAACAAAGATATAAGTGAATTTATAAATCCTCCATTTCTAGTATTTATAAATCCTAGCGGCACCGCCAAAAATGATAAGTTTAAAAACATTATAAAAGATGAAAAACGCCAAACTATATGGAAGATAGAAGACAAGCTGTTATCATGTATTAAATCAATTATAGAGCTACATTTTAATAATTTGTTTTCAGAATTTTTCACATTGTTATCACTATTAAAATGCATGCCATAATTATCGAAATGATATAAAAAAGAGTCTAGTCCTGATATACTAGGAGGCATATCTAAGCGATCTACATTGCGCATAACAATAGAGCTATTATCTCCATTTATTACAAAATTTACTCTTTCTGCCACTATTATAGATAGATAACCATCTTCTGTAATTTTATTAATAAATACATCACTACATACTAAACTTGTATTAGTACAATTTTCTGCAAAAAAAATGAAATTATTATCGCTAGATTTTATAAATCTACCTGAGGAGTTTTTATATAAATTTACTTGGCTTTCTTGTGAATATATATTGTTAATTTTATCAATCTGCCGATAAGCCCACGGAGATAAAAATAGTGATAAGATTAGAACAATTATAGATATTGGTGCTGATACTTTAGATACAGGAATAAACCAATTTTTTAAAGATACTCCACTGGAAAGCCATACAATCATCTCATGTTCTAAACTACTACGCATTACAGTAAATAGAACAGCAATGAACATCGCAACTTGTATAATAATAGGAGATGCTGTAATTAATGATAATACTGACAAGATAAAAATTATTTTTATAGATATTACTTCGAAATGAGTAATTAAACGAACAACAAAAAAACATATCCAGACCATGGTTAATACTAATAACTGTATAGAAAAACGATTAATAATTTCTCTAGCTACAAAGTGACTGAATATTGACTGCATCAAAATATTTAAACAATATATTATTATAGGAATAAAAAATTACATGGAAATTAACATATCAAACAATATCAATAAAATACATGAAATACAAACTGAAGCTATAAGTATAGGTATATTTTCTGATGAGGATTTAATAAATAGCTCTGAGATAACCAGGAAAATAGATAGCGACACCATTATAAATCTGATAAAAAATGATTTTCAAGCAAATATAGGACAAATTATAGTTTTATATAATATAAATAACATATTAGCAAAAAGGATAATCTTAGTAGGGTTAGGAAAAAAAACAAAATTTAGCGTCGATAATTACATAAGAGCCGAAGAAACATTAGTAAAAACATGCATTTCTCACAATATTAGCGAATATTGCTCTGCTTTGATAATGCGACTGGATACCAATATATGCAAAAAGACTGCAATAAGAAATGCTGTTATATCAATTAAAAATGCTACGTATAAATATACTGAAACAATAAGTGAAAAAGAAAACAAAAAAATAAGATGTTTTACAATTGTAACGAACGAAAAAGATCAAGAAAAAATAAAAAATGGTGCAGATGAAGGTAACTATATAGCAAATGGCATATCACTTTCTAGAAAACTTGCAGATTTACCTAGCAATATATGCACGCCATCTCATATAGCGAAAACAGCTAAGGAATTAGCTGATGAATTTGATTCTATTAGCGTAAATATTATGGATTACGAACAAGTATATAAACTAGGCATGAGAGCATTTATATCAGTAGCTAAAGGATCAAAAGAACCATTAAAATTTATAGAGATAATGTATAAAAGCAATAAAAAAAACAATAAAGACCCTATAGTTATAATAGGAAAAGGCATTACTTTTGATTCTGGCGGAATTTCATTAAAACCTTCTAATTCTATGCATGAGATGAAATATGATATGTGTGGAGCTTCTACTGTAATCGGCCTGTTCAAAGTAATACCACAATTAAAAATAGATCGCGATATAATAGGACTAATACCAGCCTGTGAAAATATGCCTAGCGGAAACTCCAATAAGCCAGGTGATGTTGTATCTAGCATGTCTGGGAAGACAATAGAAATTATCAATACTGATGCTGAGGGACGATTAATTCTATGTGATGCATTAACCTATGCAAAAAAATTTAATCCGGATCTTGTAATTGACATAGCAACATTAACTGGAGCTTGTGTTATTGCTCTTGGAAATGTTTATACAGGGTTATTTTCAAATAATGATGAAATAGCAAAAAAAATCATACGAGCTGGAAAATCTTCTAAAGATCCAGTTTGGAGAATGCCCGTAGATATATCTTATTTAGATTTATTAAAATCAAATTTTGCTGATTTGTCAAATACAGGAGGAGCATCTGCTGGAGCAATAACAGCTGCTTGCTTTTTATCAGAATTTGCAGAAACATATAAATGGGCACATCTTGATATAGCAGGAACAGCTTGGAAAAAAAATAATAAAGGATCTACAGGAAGACCTATTCCATTACTAGTAAATTTTTTGATAGATATTAATAATGGAAATTAATTTTATTTTTGGAATAAAAAAAAGGATGGATGCTGTCTGTCAAATAATAAATGGATACTATCTAAATAAAAGGAGAGTAGTTGTATATTCTAACGAATATGATATTTTATGCAAACTAAATATAATGTTATGGACTTTCAAAGACGTATCTTTTATACCACACTCATTCTATCAAAAAAAAAACAATTGCGAAGAGGAATATATAATTATTTCTGATTATCTATCACAAACAAGCCACATAAAAAACAATGAGATGTTGTTGGTTAACATGTCTAATATCTTACCCTTGTGTTATAATGACTTTGATTGTGTCGTAGAGATAGTAACAGAAGATGAACAAGAGCGCAGTGAGGCTAGGTCTAGATGGAGGACTTATAAAAATGATGGTCATATATTGACAAGTTGTCATTTTAATGATTTAGTCTTTTCTAAATAGGACGTTTTTGTCGCGCAGTCAAATAATATAGATATTTATCTTGAATGATTAACGTGTAACCTATAGACTTACATTTACAATAAATGTAGGTTTGGGTGATTTTTGTATTTTAGATAAAATAATCCTCAATATAGAATCTATTAACTAATAATAATTAGAGGTTAAAAATGAACAATTACCGATCATCCCAATTTAGAGCAAGCGTTGTTATAGATCAGAATGGTGAAATTGTACGTAATAATGTCTTGCGTAATACATACTGGTTATTAGCTATTTCTCTAATACCAACCGTCTTAGGGGCAATTTTTGGAATAGTTTCCGGAATAAATTACGGAATGTTATCGAATCCTGGTATATCTACGATAGTATTTTTTATCGGAGCTTTTACCTTAATGTCTTGTATTGAAAAAAATAAAAATAATATTTTTGGTGTGTTATTCCTCTTAGTATTCACTTTTTTCATGGGTATAATGCTTTCTCGTCTGTTAGGAATAATAATAGGCATGCATAACGGGGCCCAGATAATATCTATGTCTTTTGGCGGCACTGCTATAATCTTTAGCGTAATGAATTTTTTGGCAAACACTACAAAACGTGATTTATCTAACTTTACAAAATGGGTTTCTATTGGAGCGGTATTAATGTTATTCGCAGCAATAGCTAATATATTTATGCATATTAGCGCCCTTTCTTTAACTATATCTATGATATCTATTATAATATTCTCATCTTTTATTCTAATTGATATTCAAAGAGTTGTTAACAATGGCGAGACTAATTATATATCAGCAACCTTAGCAATATATTTAGACATATATAATGTCTTTAGTAATCTATTAATAATTATTGGATTTATGAATAATAACAGAGAATAATTTAATTAGATGTAGTGGAGTAGTGGAGATTAAATAGGATTTTTTTGGTTAATAGTTCTTTACCTCCTAGCATAGTCTCCATCCTTCTTCGCAAGTCTAAACGTAAAACAGGCTCCAATCCCTGATTATTAAAATCAGGCTCTGATTTATCAATTCCGTATCCTATTTCTTTTAATAAAAACCACTCAAATCTCCTTAGAATACTAGCTTTGTAATTAGACTTATTACATAAATATTTTAAAGAATTACTGTATTCATCAAATAATGAAGGATGAGAATCCTCACTAGCCAGAGAATATAAAATTAATTCATTCATGTACCAGGCAGACATTAATGAATCACCCGGAAGTAAAAATATCTCTCCTAAATCAGCTCTAACTAGAGTTTTTATATTAGAAGTATTATTTTTCCAGGCCAACAACAAATGCTGAAAAGACAATAAAACAGGCCTTAATTGAGAATATGGTCTCTTAGCCCCTTTGGCAACAATAGAAATACAACCATGATTACGAGAGAATATTTTTATAATTGATGAGGTTTCCTTCCATGGGATACTATGCAAAACATAACAATCATCCTCTACAAAACTAGATTTAAATCTACTCATAGCCCATGATTTCCAAAAATTCTTTTTTATTAGACCAATTTTTGCAAACTTTTATATATATTTCCAAATATACTTTTTTATCTAATAGTTTCACAATATCTTGACGTGATTCTGTTGCAATGCGCTTCATATGCAATCCATGTGATCCTAATAATATTGCTCTATGGGTAATACGTTCCACAATTATACATGCATATATATATACAAGATTAGCCTGCTCATCCCATTTTTCTATAATTACAGCACACTTATAAGGTATTTCATCACCAACAAGCCTAAAAACTTTTTCTCTTATTATTTCAGAAACAAAAAATTTAGCTGGTCTGTCAGTTAAAACATCATCATCAAAAATCTTTTCTTTATAAGGCAAATATTTAGAAATATCATGTAATAAAGGTTCAAGTTGATATTTTTTAGAAGCACTAATAGGTATGACTGAGCTATATGGATAGTATTTAGTTGCATTATTAATAAATGGTAATAGTAAGTTTTTATCTTTTAGTAAATCAATTTTATTAATAGCCAGTAATACTGTTTTAAATTTAGGTATTATCTCTAATAAATTATTGTCTTCATTATTCCACTTACATGCTTCAATAACATGTACTACTATATCAACATCCATTAAAGCTTTACTTACTAATCTATTCATCATACGAGTCATAGTGCTTACATACTTTATTTGAAACCCAGGAGTATCTACAAAAACAAATTGCTCATTGCCCCTAGTTAGAACTCCATTAATTTTATGACGAGTAGTTTGAGCTTTTTTGGAAACTATAGAAATTTTTTCTCCAATCAATGCATTATTAAGAGTAGATTTACCAACATTTGGACAACCAATAATAGCAATAAATCCAGACTTGTACTTTTCTATGGAATTTTTCATTATAAGTTTAAAAAATTATACCTTTATGCTTTTATATAAATAACAATCTAAATAATTTGAAGATGTTAATATATTAATAGCGATCTTAGCAGCTGCTTGCTCAGCAGAACGTCTTGTATCACCTAATGCTTTTGTTTTTATATTGAGCTCAGATATAATACATTCAATCTCAAAGCGTTGATTATGCGCAGCTCCATTTATATTAACTATCAAATAACGAGGTAGCGATATCTTTCTAGACTGTAATAACTCTTGCAGTAAACTTTTTGCATCTTTACACATAGTCTTTAGATCTAGATTATTCAAAAGCTTAACAAATTGCTTTTCAATAACAATTCTGGCCTCATTAAAACTAGAATCTTTGAAAACAGCTCCGAATACTGCCTCAAGACAATCAGCTAATATTGAGGGTCTATTACAACCACCACTTTTTAACTCTCCATCGCCTAACTTTAAATATCTTGATAAATTTAAATCGCTAGCTATTGTAGCTAAAGAATTTTGCTGAACTAGTCTGGCTCTCAAACGTGATAATCCACCTTCATCAATATCTGAATACTTCTCAAATAAAAAAATGGTGATTGCAAAATTAAGTACAGAATCCCCAAGAAACTCTAACCTTTCATTATGAGGAGAACCATAACTACGATGAGTAAGCGCTAGTTCCAATAAATTATTGTTACTGAATTTATAATTTAAACTATATTCCAATTCAAGAAAAGACATAATAATTAATTTAAATAACCTATACGACCAATATCATTAAAATTCATCCATATAAAAAAAGCTCTACCTACAATATTGTGATATGGAACAAATCCCCAATATCTACTATCAAAGCTATTATCTCTATTATCACCCATAACAAAATAATTATCATCAGGAACTATACAACTAAAATCACCATCAGAATATTTAAAATTTTCTAAAAATGGAAATTTGAAATGTGGACTCAAACTATTGATATATCCTTCATTTGATAATATTTTATAAACAATATTATCTAAAAACTCATTATATCTATTAATAAAACGCATAGAATTATGATCATAATAAAAACCATCTCTATGATTATCTATTTCAATATCGTTGATGAATAGTTGTTTTTTTTTGTAGGATATTTTATCCCCTGGTAAACCTATTATGCGTTTTATATAGTCAACTTTCTTAGAGTAAGGATAATGAAATACAATTACATCGCCTCTTTTAGGTTTTGATAATAATAGAATATCATAATTTAAAAATGGTAACTTTATACTATAACTATGTTTATTCACTATAATAAAATCACCTGGTTGTAAAGTAGGCAACATAGACTCGGAAGGAATACGAAATGGCTCAAAAACAAAAGATCTAAATAAAAAAACTACTAATAGAACAGGAAAAATATTTATAGAACAGTTTGATAAATAAAGTAATTTCTTATAATAAATATTACCTGT
The genomic region above belongs to Candidatus Kinetoplastibacterium blastocrithidii (ex Strigomonas culicis) and contains:
- a CDS encoding leucyl aminopeptidase — its product is MEINISNNINKIHEIQTEAISIGIFSDEDLINSSEITRKIDSDTIINLIKNDFQANIGQIIVLYNINNILAKRIILVGLGKKTKFSVDNYIRAEETLVKTCISHNISEYCSALIMRLDTNICKKTAIRNAVISIKNATYKYTETISEKENKKIRCFTIVTNEKDQEKIKNGADEGNYIANGISLSRKLADLPSNICTPSHIAKTAKELADEFDSISVNIMDYEQVYKLGMRAFISVAKGSKEPLKFIEIMYKSNKKNNKDPIVIIGKGITFDSGGISLKPSNSMHEMKYDMCGASTVIGLFKVIPQLKIDRDIIGLIPACENMPSGNSNKPGDVVSSMSGKTIEIINTDAEGRLILCDALTYAKKFNPDLVIDIATLTGACVIALGNVYTGLFSNNDEIAKKIIRAGKSSKDPVWRMPVDISYLDLLKSNFADLSNTGGASAGAITAACFLSEFAETYKWAHLDIAGTAWKKNNKGSTGRPIPLLVNFLIDINNGN
- a CDS encoding DNA polymerase III subunit chi, whose amino-acid sequence is MEINFIFGIKKRMDAVCQIINGYYLNKRRVVVYSNEYDILCKLNIMLWTFKDVSFIPHSFYQKKNNCEEEYIIISDYLSQTSHIKNNEMLLVNMSNILPLCYNDFDCVVEIVTEDEQERSEARSRWRTYKNDGHILTSCHFNDLVFSK
- a CDS encoding Bax inhibitor-1 family protein, coding for MNNYRSSQFRASVVIDQNGEIVRNNVLRNTYWLLAISLIPTVLGAIFGIVSGINYGMLSNPGISTIVFFIGAFTLMSCIEKNKNNIFGVLFLLVFTFFMGIMLSRLLGIIIGMHNGAQIISMSFGGTAIIFSVMNFLANTTKRDLSNFTKWVSIGAVLMLFAAIANIFMHISALSLTISMISIIIFSSFILIDIQRVVNNGETNYISATLAIYLDIYNVFSNLLIIIGFMNNNRE
- the recO gene encoding DNA repair protein RecO, whose translation is MSRFKSSFVEDDCYVLHSIPWKETSSIIKIFSRNHGCISIVAKGAKRPYSQLRPVLLSFQHLLLAWKNNTSNIKTLVRADLGEIFLLPGDSLMSAWYMNELILYSLASEDSHPSLFDEYSNSLKYLCNKSNYKASILRRFEWFLLKEIGYGIDKSEPDFNNQGLEPVLRLDLRRRMETMLGGKELLTKKILFNLHYSTTSN
- the era gene encoding GTPase Era; the encoded protein is MKNSIEKYKSGFIAIIGCPNVGKSTLNNALIGEKISIVSKKAQTTRHKINGVLTRGNEQFVFVDTPGFQIKYVSTMTRMMNRLVSKALMDVDIVVHVIEACKWNNEDNNLLEIIPKFKTVLLAINKIDLLKDKNLLLPFINNATKYYPYSSVIPISASKKYQLEPLLHDISKYLPYKEKIFDDDVLTDRPAKFFVSEIIREKVFRLVGDEIPYKCAVIIEKWDEQANLVYIYACIIVERITHRAILLGSHGLHMKRIATESRQDIVKLLDKKVYLEIYIKVCKNWSNKKEFLEIMGYE
- the rnc gene encoding ribonuclease III translates to MSFLELEYSLNYKFSNNNLLELALTHRSYGSPHNERLEFLGDSVLNFAITIFLFEKYSDIDEGGLSRLRARLVQQNSLATIASDLNLSRYLKLGDGELKSGGCNRPSILADCLEAVFGAVFKDSSFNEARIVIEKQFVKLLNNLDLKTMCKDAKSLLQELLQSRKISLPRYLIVNINGAAHNQRFEIECIISELNIKTKALGDTRRSAEQAAAKIAINILTSSNYLDCYLYKSIKV
- the lepB gene encoding signal peptidase I: MSQLFNLFLFIILLTTAMLWLINILYLRRRKNITSDTGNIYYKKLLYLSNCSINIFPVLLVVFLFRSFVFEPFRIPSESMLPTLQPGDFIIVNKHSYSIKLPFLNYDILLLSKPKRGDVIVFHYPYSKKVDYIKRIIGLPGDKISYKKKQLFINDIEIDNHRDGFYYDHNSMRFINRYNEFLDNIVYKILSNEGYINSLSPHFKFPFLENFKYSDGDFSCIVPDDNYFVMGDNRDNSFDSRYWGFVPYHNIVGRAFFIWMNFNDIGRIGYLN